In a genomic window of Apteryx mantelli isolate bAptMan1 chromosome 2, bAptMan1.hap1, whole genome shotgun sequence:
- the ELOC gene encoding elongin-C: MDGEEKTYGGCEGPDAMYVKLISSDGHEFIVKREHALTSGTIKAMLSGPGQFAENETNEVNFREIPSHVLSKVCMYFTYKVRYTNSSTEIPEFPIAPEIALELLMAANFLDC, encoded by the exons ATGG ATGGAGAAGAGAAAACATACGGTGGGTGTGAGGGCCCAGATGCTATGTATGTGAAGTTAATATCGTCTGATGGCCATGAGTTCATTGTAAAAAGAGAGCATGCATTAACATCAGGAACAATAAAAGCTATGTTGAGTGGACCAG gacagtttgcagaaaatgaaacaaatgaggTGAATTTTAGAGAAATCCCATCCCATGTCCTATCCAAAGTATGCATGTATTTCACCTACAAGGTCCGCTATACTAACAGCTCTACGGAGATTCCTGAATTCCCAATTGCACCTGAAATTGCACTGGAACTTCTGATGGCTGCAAACTTCTTAGattgttaa